A section of the Pseudomonas flavescens genome encodes:
- a CDS encoding response regulator: MKTIRIALVDDHVLVRDGIRTLLSMVERFDIVGEAGSGSEALELVAREQPDILLMDIGLKDINGLELTGIIKKRHPSIKVLILSMYDNQEYVSSSLRMGASGYVLKEAPSQEIISAIDVLAVGGRFYSGDVAQKLSQEETEEGELTPRERQVLLMMAQGLNNKAMARELQISVRTVETYRLNIRRKLDIEKPADLVKHAMEYGWSPET; the protein is encoded by the coding sequence ATGAAGACGATCCGCATCGCTCTCGTCGACGACCACGTCCTGGTCCGCGACGGCATACGCACGCTGCTCTCGATGGTCGAGCGCTTCGACATCGTAGGTGAAGCCGGCAGCGGCAGCGAGGCACTGGAACTGGTGGCACGTGAGCAGCCGGATATCCTGCTGATGGACATCGGCCTCAAGGACATCAACGGCCTCGAACTGACCGGCATCATCAAAAAGCGCCACCCGTCCATCAAGGTGCTGATCCTGAGCATGTACGACAATCAGGAATACGTCAGCAGTTCGCTGCGCATGGGTGCCTCGGGTTACGTGCTCAAGGAAGCACCCTCGCAGGAAATCATCTCGGCCATCGACGTGCTTGCGGTCGGCGGCCGCTTCTACAGCGGCGACGTTGCGCAGAAACTGTCGCAGGAGGAAACCGAAGAAGGCGAACTCACGCCCCGCGAACGGCAGGTTCTGTTGATGATGGCGCAGGGGCTCAACAACAAGGCCATGGCCAGAGAGCTGCAGATCAGCGTACGCACCGTGGAAACCTATCGTCTGAACATCCGCCGCAAGCTGGATATCGAAAAGCCGGCGGATCTGGTCAAGCACGCCATGGAGTACGGCTGGTCACCGGAGACCTGA
- the rpoD gene encoding RNA polymerase sigma factor RpoD — translation MSGKAQQQSRIKELITLGREQKYLTYAEVNDHLPEDISDPEQVEDIIRMINDMGIPVHESAPDADALMLADADTDEAAAEEAAAALAAVETDIGRTTDPVRMYMREMGTVELLTREGEIEIAKRIEEGIREVMGAVAHFPGTVDSILAEYTRVTTEGGRLVEVLSGYIDPDDGIVPAEAAAPVPAAAGDAAEEKDDEEEDGDSDDEEEEGDGGPDPEEALRRFTAVSDQLEIAKKALKKHGRSSKQAIAELKALAELFMPIKLVPKQYDALVVRVREALDRLRGQERAIMQLCVRDARMPRADFLRLFPGNEVDLDWAASLAKGKSKYAEAIGNLQADIQRCQQKLIALQTESDLTLAEIKDINRRMSIGEAKARRAKKEMVEANLRLVISIAKKYTNRGLQFLDLIQEGNIGLMKAVDKFEYRRGYKFSTYATWWIRQAITRSIADQARTIRIPVHMIETINKLNRISRQMLQEMGREPTPEELGERMEMPEDKIRKVLKIAKEPISMETPIGDDEDSHLGDFIEDSTMQSPIDVATVESLKEATREVLAGLTAREAKVLRMRFGIDMNTDHTLEEVGKQFDVTRERIRQIEAKALRKLRHPTRSEHLRSFLDE, via the coding sequence ATGTCCGGAAAAGCGCAACAGCAATCTCGTATCAAAGAGTTGATCACCCTGGGTCGTGAGCAGAAGTATCTGACTTACGCAGAGGTCAACGACCACCTGCCCGAGGATATTTCAGATCCTGAGCAGGTGGAAGACATCATCCGCATGATCAATGACATGGGGATCCCGGTACACGAGAGTGCTCCGGATGCAGACGCCCTGATGCTGGCCGATGCCGACACCGACGAAGCTGCCGCTGAAGAAGCGGCTGCTGCGTTGGCTGCGGTTGAAACCGATATCGGTCGCACCACGGACCCAGTGCGCATGTACATGCGTGAAATGGGTACCGTGGAACTGCTGACCCGTGAAGGCGAAATCGAAATCGCCAAGCGCATTGAAGAAGGCATCCGTGAAGTAATGGGCGCAGTGGCTCACTTCCCGGGTACCGTCGACAGCATTCTCGCCGAGTACACTCGCGTCACCACCGAGGGCGGCCGTCTGGTCGAAGTGCTCAGTGGCTACATCGACCCGGACGACGGCATCGTTCCTGCTGAAGCTGCGGCCCCCGTGCCCGCTGCGGCCGGCGATGCAGCCGAAGAAAAGGACGATGAAGAAGAAGACGGCGACAGCGACGACGAGGAAGAAGAAGGCGACGGCGGCCCTGATCCGGAAGAGGCTCTGCGCCGCTTCACGGCAGTCTCCGACCAGCTGGAAATCGCCAAGAAAGCGCTGAAGAAGCATGGCCGCAGCAGCAAGCAGGCCATCGCCGAACTCAAGGCGCTGGCCGAGCTGTTCATGCCGATCAAACTGGTGCCCAAGCAGTACGACGCACTGGTAGTGCGCGTGCGTGAAGCGCTGGATCGTCTGCGTGGCCAGGAACGCGCCATCATGCAGCTGTGCGTACGTGATGCACGTATGCCGCGCGCCGACTTCCTGCGCCTGTTCCCGGGCAACGAAGTGGATCTGGACTGGGCCGCGAGCCTGGCCAAGGGCAAGTCCAAGTATGCGGAAGCCATCGGCAACCTGCAGGCAGACATTCAGCGCTGCCAGCAGAAGCTGATCGCCCTGCAGACCGAAAGCGACCTGACCCTGGCCGAGATCAAGGACATCAACCGTCGCATGTCGATCGGTGAGGCGAAAGCCCGCCGCGCGAAGAAAGAGATGGTCGAAGCCAACCTGCGCCTGGTGATCTCGATCGCCAAGAAGTACACCAACCGTGGCCTGCAATTCCTCGATCTGATCCAGGAAGGCAACATCGGCTTGATGAAGGCGGTGGACAAGTTCGAATACCGTCGTGGCTACAAGTTCTCGACCTATGCCACCTGGTGGATCCGTCAGGCGATCACTCGCTCGATCGCCGACCAGGCCCGCACCATCCGTATTCCGGTGCACATGATCGAGACGATCAACAAGCTCAACCGCATCTCCCGTCAGATGCTTCAGGAAATGGGCCGCGAGCCTACTCCGGAAGAGCTGGGTGAGCGCATGGAAATGCCCGAGGACAAGATCCGCAAGGTATTGAAGATCGCCAAAGAGCCGATCTCCATGGAAACCCCGATCGGCGACGACGAAGATTCGCACCTGGGCGACTTCATCGAGGACTCCACCATGCAATCGCCGATCGACGTGGCGACCGTGGAAAGCCTCAAGGAAGCCACCCGCGAAGTCCTGGCTGGCCTCACTGCACGTGAAGCCAAGGTACTGCGCATGCGCTTCGGTATCGACATGAACACTGACCACACCCTCGAGGAAGTGGGCAAACAGTTCGACGTTACCCGCGAGCGTATTCGCCAGATCGAAGCCAAGGCGCTGCGCAAGCTGCGTCACCCGACCCGTAGCGAACACCTGCGCTCGTTCCTCGACGAGTAA
- a CDS encoding cache domain-containing protein translates to MQLKHKIVALSLLPMLLAVAVVCLLVLIQNQRLGNQQAQLIEHSILSSKQAELKHYVEMALSTIGPLYDSGLDDDETKRQVLALLARINFGSDGYFFVYDRNGKSLMHPRQGTLVGKDLWNMTDSHGLLVIQALIRSATQGDGFQRYGWQKPSTGQMADKLAYVTMLERWGWMLGTGIYLEDVDNAIAQVRHDVGSGIRTTMLAIAIVALIAVLLVFASGLTLNVSEHRLADRKLQQLTQRIITSQEEERSRLSRELHDGISQLLVSIKFKFELAAHELEAGKASAAQTLRQGIERLAGAIGEVRRISHDLHPSLLDTLGLASAIGQLASEFEQRSGLSVSYHNGLSDTRLSDDMNVALFRILQEALTNIERHAHASRVAISLTGNSRRVNLRISDDGGGFSPRKAEQHSGGIGLRNIRERVEHFGGDFNVTSTSSGTKLDVALLLSAATPPNQDPLS, encoded by the coding sequence ATGCAACTCAAGCACAAGATCGTCGCGCTCAGTCTGCTGCCGATGCTGCTGGCCGTGGCGGTGGTCTGCCTGCTGGTGCTGATCCAGAACCAGCGCCTGGGCAACCAACAGGCGCAACTTATCGAACACAGCATCCTCAGCAGCAAGCAGGCCGAGCTCAAGCACTACGTGGAGATGGCGCTGAGCACCATCGGGCCGCTTTACGACAGCGGCCTCGACGACGATGAGACCAAGCGTCAGGTACTCGCCCTGCTGGCACGTATCAACTTCGGCAGCGACGGTTACTTCTTCGTCTACGACCGTAACGGCAAAAGCCTGATGCACCCTCGCCAAGGCACTCTGGTGGGCAAAGACCTGTGGAACATGACCGACTCCCACGGTCTGCTGGTGATCCAGGCGTTGATCCGTAGCGCGACCCAGGGCGACGGCTTTCAGCGCTACGGCTGGCAGAAGCCGTCCACCGGCCAGATGGCCGACAAGCTCGCTTACGTGACCATGCTCGAGCGCTGGGGCTGGATGCTCGGCACCGGCATCTATCTGGAGGACGTCGATAACGCCATCGCCCAGGTTCGCCACGACGTGGGTAGCGGCATTCGTACCACCATGCTGGCCATCGCCATCGTCGCGCTGATCGCGGTACTGCTGGTGTTCGCCAGCGGCCTGACCCTCAACGTCAGCGAGCACCGCCTCGCCGACCGCAAGTTGCAACAGCTGACCCAGCGCATCATCACGTCGCAGGAAGAAGAGCGCTCGAGGCTGTCTCGCGAACTGCATGACGGTATCAGCCAGTTGCTGGTGTCGATCAAATTCAAATTCGAACTGGCCGCTCACGAACTGGAGGCCGGCAAGGCCAGCGCCGCGCAGACCCTGCGCCAGGGGATCGAGCGCCTGGCAGGCGCGATTGGCGAAGTACGGCGCATTTCCCACGACCTGCACCCATCCCTGCTCGACACCCTGGGCCTCGCCTCGGCCATCGGCCAACTGGCCAGCGAATTCGAGCAGCGCAGTGGCCTCAGCGTGAGCTATCACAACGGCCTGAGCGATACCCGGCTGAGCGATGACATGAACGTGGCGCTGTTCCGCATCCTTCAGGAAGCCCTGACCAATATCGAGCGCCATGCCCACGCCAGCCGCGTGGCAATCAGCCTGACCGGTAACAGCCGCCGGGTTAACCTGCGTATCAGCGATGACGGTGGCGGCTTCAGCCCACGCAAAGCCGAACAGCACAGCGGCGGTATCGGCCTGCGCAATATCCGCGAGCGGGTCGAGCACTTCGGCGGCGACTTCAACGTCACCTCGACGTCATCCGGCACCAAGCTCGACGTAGCCCTGTTACTCTCCGCAGCCACGCCCCCCAACCAGGATCCGCTGTCATGA
- a CDS encoding YbdD/YjiX family protein: MFNDLSRMGKYLGQAARMLVGMPDYDTYVEHMAKKHPEKPVMSYEAFFRERQEARYGGGKGRPIRCC, from the coding sequence GTGTTCAATGATCTCAGCCGCATGGGCAAGTACCTCGGTCAGGCCGCGCGGATGCTGGTGGGGATGCCCGACTACGACACCTATGTCGAGCACATGGCCAAGAAGCATCCGGAAAAGCCGGTGATGAGCTACGAAGCCTTCTTCCGCGAGCGCCAGGAAGCGCGTTATGGTGGCGGCAAGGGGCGGCCTATCCGCTGCTGTTGA
- a CDS encoding PilZ domain-containing protein yields the protein MSDTHERRRFQRIAFDAPAEIVQGERIWQVELHDISFKGVLVRRPWNWDGATGEDYLVRVTLDDKLQVAMQVELVHLEERVLGFQCHHIDLDSMSHLRRLVELNLGDEHLLERELAALCEED from the coding sequence ATGAGCGACACCCACGAACGCCGACGTTTCCAGCGCATCGCCTTCGATGCCCCCGCGGAAATCGTCCAGGGCGAACGGATCTGGCAAGTGGAGCTTCACGACATCTCGTTCAAGGGCGTTCTGGTGCGCCGCCCCTGGAACTGGGATGGCGCCACCGGTGAGGATTATCTGGTGCGCGTTACCCTCGACGACAAGCTGCAGGTAGCGATGCAGGTCGAGCTGGTGCATCTCGAGGAGCGTGTACTGGGCTTTCAGTGCCATCACATCGACCTCGACTCCATGAGCCATCTGCGCCGTCTGGTCGAGCTCAATCTGGGTGATGAACACCTGCTCGAACGGGAGCTGGCTGCGCTTTGCGAGGAAGACTGA
- the yjiA gene encoding GTPase, with product MSFSPIPVTVLSGFLGAGKTTLLRYVLKAEHGLKIAVIENEFSEVPIDSQLLGSEPVQVMTLANGCVCCSIHVELEKALFLLLEKLDSGELAFDRLVIECTGLADPAPVAQTFFATEELCERYVLDGIITLVDAANAERHLQETIAQAQVGFADRILLSKTDLVDETSREALIARLQRINRRAPIRVVEHGRIDLGELLDVRGFNLNADIAPSLRPVAPGKNSDRISTLVLTSDTPLDLDRLSGFMEELLEEHGNSLLRYKGVLSIAGEDRRMVFQGVLRLYGFDWDSGWGADEKRESVIVFIGDNLPEEAIRQGFAALSA from the coding sequence ATGTCCTTTTCCCCCATTCCGGTCACCGTGCTCAGCGGCTTTCTCGGGGCTGGCAAGACCACCCTGTTGCGTTATGTGCTGAAGGCCGAGCATGGCCTGAAAATCGCGGTCATCGAAAACGAATTCAGTGAAGTACCGATCGACAGCCAGTTGCTTGGCAGCGAGCCGGTGCAGGTGATGACTCTGGCCAATGGCTGCGTATGCTGTTCCATCCACGTGGAGCTAGAGAAGGCGTTGTTCCTGCTGCTGGAGAAGCTCGACAGCGGCGAGCTGGCATTCGATCGTCTGGTGATCGAATGCACCGGCCTCGCCGACCCGGCGCCGGTAGCGCAGACCTTCTTCGCGACGGAGGAGTTGTGCGAGCGTTACGTGCTGGACGGCATCATCACCCTGGTGGATGCCGCCAACGCCGAGCGCCACCTGCAGGAAACCATCGCCCAGGCTCAGGTCGGTTTCGCTGACCGCATTCTGTTGAGCAAGACCGATCTGGTCGACGAAACCAGCCGTGAAGCCTTGATCGCGCGCTTGCAGCGCATCAACCGACGGGCGCCTATCCGGGTGGTCGAGCACGGCCGTATCGACCTGGGCGAGCTACTCGATGTGCGTGGTTTCAACCTCAACGCCGATATCGCACCGAGCCTGCGCCCGGTTGCACCTGGCAAGAACAGCGACCGTATCTCCACGCTGGTGCTCACCAGCGATACGCCACTGGATCTGGATCGGCTTTCCGGCTTCATGGAAGAGCTGTTGGAGGAGCACGGCAATTCACTGTTGCGCTACAAGGGCGTGCTGAGCATTGCCGGGGAGGACCGTCGCATGGTGTTCCAGGGCGTGCTGCGGCTCTATGGGTTCGATTGGGACAGCGGGTGGGGGGCTGACGAGAAGCGTGAGAGCGTGATCGTCTTCATCGGCGACAACCTGCCTGAAGAGGCGATTCGCCAGGGCTTCGCCGCGCTGAGCGCCTAG
- a CDS encoding carbon starvation CstA family protein: protein MTRMASHIAWFAVALLGAFALGTVALNRGESINALWIVVAAVAIYLVVYRYYSLFIATKVMQLDPSRATPAVLNNDGLDYVPTNKHILFGHHFAAIAGAGPLVGPVLAAQMGYLPGTLWLIAGVVLAGAVQDFMVLFISTRRNGRSLGELVREEMGQVPGTIALFGAFMIMIIILAVLSLIVVKALAESPWGMFTVMATIPIAMFMGIYMRYIRPGRIGEISLIGVILLLGSIWLGGVIAADPVWGPAFTFTGVQITWMLIGYGFVAAVLPVWLILAPRDYLSTFLKIGTIIALAIGILVVMPELKMPALTQFTDGTGPVWKGTLFPFLFITIACGAVSGFHALISSGTTPKLLANESHARYIGYGGMLMESFVAIMAMVAASVIEPGVYFAMNSPAALVGSDVQSVAAAVSSWGFVITPEELEAVARDIGENTILARAGGAPTLAVGIAQILHSVLPGENTMAFWYHFAILFEALFILTAVDAGTRAGRFMLQDLLGNFVPSMKKTESWFANVIATAGCVALWGWLLYQGVIDPLGGINTLWPLFGISNQMLAGIALMLGTVVLIKMKRQRYVWVTLIPATWLLICTTTAGLIKLLDPNPAVGFLALAKKYQAAVDAGQILAPAKDLGQMQHVILNAYTNATLTVLFLFVVVSVLFYAVKVGRAAWQKDSRSDNEAPYQAIPADAPEVARVQ from the coding sequence ATGACCAGAATGGCTAGCCATATCGCCTGGTTTGCCGTCGCCTTACTGGGCGCCTTCGCGCTAGGTACCGTGGCGCTGAACCGCGGTGAGTCGATCAACGCCCTGTGGATTGTCGTCGCTGCCGTGGCGATCTATCTCGTCGTCTATCGGTACTACAGCCTGTTCATCGCCACCAAGGTGATGCAGCTCGACCCCAGTCGCGCTACCCCCGCCGTACTCAACAACGACGGTCTGGACTACGTCCCCACCAACAAACACATCCTCTTTGGTCACCACTTCGCCGCCATCGCTGGCGCCGGCCCGCTGGTCGGCCCGGTACTCGCCGCGCAGATGGGCTATCTGCCCGGCACCCTGTGGCTGATCGCCGGTGTGGTCCTGGCCGGTGCGGTGCAGGACTTCATGGTGCTGTTCATTTCCACGCGCCGTAACGGCCGCTCCCTGGGTGAGCTGGTACGCGAGGAAATGGGCCAGGTGCCAGGCACCATCGCGTTGTTCGGCGCCTTCATGATCATGATCATCATCCTCGCGGTGCTGTCGCTGATCGTGGTCAAGGCGCTGGCGGAAAGCCCATGGGGCATGTTCACCGTCATGGCGACCATTCCCATCGCCATGTTCATGGGCATTTACATGCGCTATATCCGGCCTGGCCGCATTGGTGAGATCTCCCTGATCGGGGTGATCCTGCTGCTCGGCTCCATCTGGCTGGGTGGCGTGATCGCGGCCGATCCCGTGTGGGGCCCCGCCTTCACCTTCACCGGTGTGCAGATCACCTGGATGCTGATCGGCTACGGCTTCGTCGCCGCGGTATTGCCGGTATGGCTGATCCTGGCGCCACGTGACTACCTGTCGACCTTCCTGAAGATCGGCACCATCATCGCCTTGGCTATCGGCATTCTGGTGGTCATGCCCGAGCTGAAAATGCCGGCGCTGACTCAGTTCACCGACGGCACCGGGCCGGTGTGGAAGGGCACGCTGTTCCCCTTCCTGTTCATCACCATCGCCTGCGGCGCGGTATCCGGCTTCCACGCCCTGATCAGCTCGGGCACCACGCCCAAGCTGCTCGCCAACGAGTCCCATGCCCGTTACATCGGCTATGGCGGCATGCTGATGGAGTCCTTCGTGGCCATCATGGCCATGGTCGCCGCGTCGGTGATCGAGCCGGGCGTGTACTTCGCCATGAACAGCCCTGCCGCGCTGGTCGGCTCGGATGTCCAATCGGTTGCCGCGGCGGTCAGCAGCTGGGGTTTCGTGATCACTCCCGAAGAGCTGGAAGCGGTTGCCCGAGACATCGGTGAAAACACCATTCTGGCCCGCGCCGGTGGTGCGCCGACCCTGGCCGTGGGCATCGCGCAGATTCTTCACAGCGTGCTGCCAGGTGAAAACACCATGGCCTTCTGGTACCACTTCGCGATCCTGTTCGAGGCGCTGTTCATCCTCACCGCGGTCGACGCCGGTACCCGTGCCGGGCGCTTCATGCTGCAGGATCTGCTGGGCAACTTCGTGCCGTCCATGAAGAAGACCGAGTCCTGGTTCGCCAACGTCATCGCCACCGCTGGCTGTGTGGCACTGTGGGGTTGGCTGCTCTATCAGGGCGTGATCGATCCGCTGGGCGGCATCAACACCCTGTGGCCGCTGTTCGGCATCTCCAACCAGATGCTGGCTGGCATCGCGCTGATGCTGGGTACCGTGGTGCTGATCAAGATGAAGCGTCAGCGCTATGTGTGGGTAACGCTGATCCCGGCCACCTGGCTGCTGATCTGCACCACCACCGCAGGGCTGATCAAGCTCCTCGACCCGAACCCCGCTGTCGGTTTCCTGGCTCTGGCCAAGAAGTATCAGGCGGCGGTGGATGCCGGTCAGATCCTCGCTCCGGCCAAGGACCTCGGCCAGATGCAGCACGTGATCCTCAACGCTTACACCAACGCTACCCTGACCGTGCTGTTCCTGTTCGTGGTGGTCAGTGTGCTGTTCTATGCCGTCAAGGTCGGTCGTGCCGCCTGGCAAAAGGATTCGCGCAGCGACAATGAGGCGCCTTATCAGGCCATTCCTGCCGACGCACCGGAGGTCGCCCGTGTTCAATGA
- the dnaG gene encoding DNA primase, with the protein MAGLIPQSFIDDLLNRTDIVDVVSSRIQLKKTGKNYSACCPFHKEKSPSFTVSPDKQFYYCFGCGAGGNALGFVMDHDQMEFPQAVEELAKRAGMDVPREDGGRGGKPRQPSDSPLYALLKAAADFYRQALKSHPQRRAAVDYLKGRGLSGEIARDFGLGFAPPGWDNLLKHLAGDSLQHKAMIDAGLLVENPDSGKRYDRFRDRVIFPIHDSRGRVIAFGGRVLGDDKPKYLNSPETPVFHKGQELYGLYEARKHNRNLDEIMVVEGYMDVIALAQQGLRNAVATLGTATSEEHLKRLFRLVPSVLFCFDGDQAGRNAAWRALEAALPNLQDGRRARFLFLPEGEDPDTLVRSEGTDAFRARIHQHAQPLADYFFQQLSEEADPRSLEGKAHLVTLAAPLIEKIPGNTLRALMRQRLTQITGLDTDTLSQMSAPPARQAHAPAQQSSDHHAPPFEAIPDSAYYDAAPSYEEQQPVQAFERPARKQGKGEWKKDGGKWNKKGRDDYHPPRTAVSVESPHLSALRSLLHHPELAQRVDDVSNFAAEGDTYAQLLVALVGTLQKQPALRSLQLIARWHGTEQGRLLKVLAEKEWLIDQDNLERQFFDTITTLVHSQSLRRRETALRSIMQKSPSELTDEEKALLREHYSNLTSPSKTPTGA; encoded by the coding sequence ATGGCCGGACTGATCCCGCAATCCTTCATCGATGATTTGCTCAACCGCACCGACATCGTCGATGTGGTGAGTTCGCGCATCCAGTTGAAGAAGACCGGCAAGAACTACAGCGCCTGCTGCCCGTTCCACAAGGAAAAGTCCCCGTCCTTCACCGTCAGCCCCGACAAGCAGTTCTATTACTGCTTCGGCTGCGGCGCCGGTGGCAACGCCCTGGGCTTCGTGATGGATCACGACCAGATGGAGTTCCCCCAGGCGGTAGAGGAACTGGCCAAACGTGCTGGCATGGACGTCCCACGCGAAGACGGCGGACGCGGCGGCAAGCCGCGCCAACCGAGCGACTCGCCACTCTATGCGTTGCTCAAGGCCGCCGCGGACTTCTATCGCCAGGCACTGAAGAGCCACCCGCAGCGCCGCGCCGCGGTCGACTACCTGAAAGGTCGTGGGCTGTCCGGCGAGATCGCCCGGGACTTCGGCCTTGGCTTCGCACCACCCGGCTGGGACAACCTGCTCAAACACCTGGCCGGCGACAGCCTGCAGCACAAGGCGATGATCGATGCCGGCCTGCTGGTGGAGAATCCCGACAGCGGCAAACGCTACGACCGCTTCCGTGATCGAGTGATCTTCCCCATCCACGACAGCCGCGGCCGCGTCATCGCCTTTGGTGGCCGGGTACTGGGCGACGACAAACCCAAGTACCTTAACTCGCCGGAAACTCCGGTGTTCCACAAAGGCCAGGAGCTCTATGGCCTGTACGAGGCGCGCAAGCACAACCGCAATCTCGACGAGATCATGGTGGTCGAGGGCTACATGGACGTCATCGCCCTCGCCCAGCAAGGCCTGCGCAATGCCGTGGCGACCTTGGGCACGGCGACCAGCGAGGAACACCTCAAGCGCCTGTTTCGCCTGGTGCCCAGCGTCTTGTTCTGTTTCGATGGCGACCAGGCCGGCCGCAACGCCGCCTGGCGCGCACTGGAGGCCGCCCTGCCGAACCTGCAGGATGGCCGCCGCGCACGCTTCCTGTTCCTGCCTGAAGGCGAAGACCCGGACACTCTGGTGCGCAGCGAAGGCACCGACGCTTTCCGCGCACGCATCCATCAACATGCCCAGCCACTGGCGGACTACTTCTTTCAGCAGTTGAGCGAAGAGGCGGACCCCCGCTCTCTGGAGGGCAAGGCGCACCTGGTGACCCTGGCCGCGCCGCTGATCGAAAAGATCCCCGGCAATACCCTGCGCGCCCTGATGCGCCAACGCCTGACCCAGATCACCGGCCTCGATACCGACACCCTGAGCCAGATGTCGGCGCCGCCAGCCCGCCAGGCACATGCTCCCGCCCAGCAGAGCAGCGATCACCACGCGCCGCCGTTCGAAGCCATCCCCGATAGCGCTTACTACGACGCGGCACCGAGTTACGAGGAGCAGCAACCGGTACAGGCTTTCGAGCGCCCCGCCAGAAAACAGGGCAAGGGCGAATGGAAAAAGGACGGCGGCAAGTGGAACAAGAAAGGCCGCGACGACTATCACCCGCCACGCACGGCGGTGAGCGTCGAGTCACCCCACCTGAGCGCCTTGCGCAGCTTGCTGCACCACCCGGAACTGGCACAAAGGGTCGACGATGTCAGCAATTTCGCTGCCGAAGGCGACACTTACGCCCAGTTACTGGTAGCACTGGTGGGCACCCTGCAAAAGCAGCCGGCCCTGCGTTCGCTGCAACTGATCGCCCGCTGGCACGGCACCGAACAGGGCCGCCTGCTCAAGGTACTGGCAGAAAAAGAATGGTTAATCGATCAGGACAACCTTGAACGGCAGTTTTTCGACACCATAACTACACTTGTCCATAGCCAGTCGCTAAGACGGCGCGAAACCGCTCTGCGCAGCATCATGCAGAAAAGCCCGAGCGAACTCACCGACGAGGAAAAGGCGCTGCTGCGAGAGCATTACAGCAACCTCACCTCGCCCAGCAAGACCCCAACTGGCGCCTGA
- the radA gene encoding DNA repair protein RadA yields MAKAKRLYGCTECGATFPKWAGQCGECGAWNTLTETMIEAGAPTPSGRTGWAGAQAQLKTLAEVSVEEMPRFTTASAELDRVLGGGLVDGSVVLIGGDPGIGKSTILLQTLCNIAQRFPALYVTGEESQQQVAMRARRLGLPEDKLKVMTETCIESIIATARQEKPKVMVIDSIQTIFTEQLQSAPGGVAQVRESAALLVRFAKQSGTAIFLVGHVTKEGALAGPRVLEHMVDTVLYFEGDPDGRLRLLRAVKNRFGAINELGVFGMTDKGLKEVSNPSAIFLTRAQEEVPGSIVMATWEGTRPMLVEVQALVDTSHMANPRRVTLGLDQNRLAMLLAVLHRHGGIPTYDQDVFLNVVGGVKVLETASDLALMAAVISSLRNRPLPHDLLVFGEVGLSGEIRPVPSGQERLKEAAKHGFKRAIVPKGNAPKEAPAGLQVVAVTRLEQALDALFE; encoded by the coding sequence ATGGCCAAGGCCAAACGCTTGTATGGCTGCACCGAGTGCGGCGCGACCTTTCCCAAGTGGGCCGGGCAGTGCGGTGAGTGCGGTGCCTGGAATACCTTGACCGAAACCATGATCGAAGCCGGCGCGCCGACGCCCAGCGGTAGGACGGGTTGGGCGGGCGCGCAGGCGCAGCTCAAGACCCTGGCCGAGGTCAGCGTCGAGGAGATGCCACGCTTCACCACCGCTTCGGCAGAGCTCGACCGGGTGCTGGGCGGCGGCCTGGTGGACGGCTCGGTGGTGCTGATCGGCGGTGACCCCGGTATCGGCAAGTCGACCATCCTGCTGCAGACGCTGTGCAATATTGCCCAGCGTTTCCCGGCGCTTTACGTCACCGGCGAGGAATCCCAGCAGCAGGTGGCGATGCGCGCCCGGCGTCTCGGCCTGCCCGAGGACAAGCTCAAGGTGATGACCGAGACGTGCATCGAAAGCATCATCGCCACCGCCCGTCAGGAAAAACCCAAGGTGATGGTGATCGACTCGATCCAGACCATCTTCACCGAGCAATTGCAGTCGGCCCCCGGTGGCGTCGCCCAGGTGCGCGAGAGCGCGGCGCTGCTGGTGCGTTTCGCCAAGCAGAGCGGCACGGCGATCTTCCTGGTCGGCCACGTCACCAAGGAAGGCGCTCTGGCCGGCCCGCGGGTGCTGGAGCACATGGTCGACACCGTGCTGTATTTCGAGGGTGACCCCGATGGCCGCCTGCGTCTGCTGCGTGCGGTGAAGAACCGTTTTGGTGCGATCAACGAGCTGGGCGTGTTCGGCATGACCGACAAGGGCCTCAAGGAAGTTTCCAACCCCTCGGCGATCTTCCTCACCCGTGCCCAGGAAGAGGTCCCCGGCAGCATCGTCATGGCGACCTGGGAAGGCACTCGGCCGATGCTGGTGGAAGTGCAGGCGCTGGTCGATACCAGCCACATGGCCAACCCGCGTCGGGTGACCCTGGGCCTGGACCAGAACCGTCTGGCCATGTTGCTGGCGGTGCTGCATCGCCACGGCGGTATTCCCACCTATGACCAGGACGTGTTTCTCAACGTGGTAGGCGGGGTGAAGGTGCTGGAGACCGCATCTGACCTGGCGCTGATGGCGGCGGTGATATCCAGCCTGCGCAACCGGCCGCTGCCTCATGACCTGCTGGTGTTCGGCGAGGTCGGCCTGTCCGGGGAAATACGCCCGGTGCCGAGCGGTCAGGAGCGCCTCAAGGAAGCGGCCAAGCACGGTTTCAAGCGCGCCATCGTGCCCAAGGGCAATGCCCCGAAGGAGGCACCGGCGGGCTTGCAGGTGGTGGCCGTGACGCGCCTCGAGCAGGCTCTGGACGCGCTCTTCGAGTAA